GATGAACGGTACCAGCCCACCGCCCCAGCCATTGCCGATGTGGTACGGCACCGAGACCGAGGTGTAGCGGATGCGCGCGGGGAAGTACTCGGCGAGGAACGCTCCGATCGGTCCGTACACCATGCCCACGTAGGCGACGAGTGTCGCGACGATGAGGATCGACATCGGGTAATCGATCGCGCCCGGGTTCGCATGGCGGCCAAGTGCCAGGTAGAGGGGGTAGTAGGTGACGGCGGCGAGCAAGAGCCCCGCCAGGATGATCGGCTTGCGCCCGATCTTGTCGGAGAGCCAGCCGAAGAGGACCAGCGTCGGTGTGGCGATCAGCAGTGCGCCGCCGACGATGAGGCTCGAGGCGAGCACGTCGACCTTCTTCACCGTCTGCAGGAAGTAGAGCGCCCAGAACTGGCTCGAGTACCACACGCATCCTTCGCCGATCACCACCACGCTCGCGATCAGCACGTAGCGCAGATTGCGCGTCATGAACGCCTCGCGCCACGGATTGACGGCCGTGCTGCCCTTGGCCTTGAGCGCCTGGAACACCGGCGTCTCCTGGAGCCGCAGCCGGATGTAGATGGCGATCGCCACCATGACCAGCGAGAGCAGGAATGGAATGCGCCAGCCCCATGCGTTGAAGGCCTCGGTGCCGAGCGCCTGGCGGGTGCCGACGATCACCGCCAGCGAAACGACGATGCCGAGTGTCGGCGAGGTCTGGAGCCAGCCTGTGTAGTAGCCGCGCTTCCCGTCGGGCACGTGCTCGGCGACGTAAGTGATCGCGCCTCCGTATTCGCCGCCCAGGCACAGTCCCTGGATGACGCGCAGCAGGAACAGGATGATCGCCGCGGCGATGCCGATCGTGGCGTAGTTCGGCACCACGCCGATCAGTGCGGTGGAGAGGCCCATGCCGCCGAGCGTGAGGAGGAACGTGTACTTGCGCCCTACGAGATCGCCCACGCGCCCGAACAGCAGCGCGCCGAGCGGGCGGATGAGGAAACCGACCGAGAAGAGCGCGACCGTGCTGAGGAGCGCGGCGACGGGATGGCTCTTCTCGAAGAATTGAACGGAGAGGATCGTGGCGAGACTTCCGAAGATATAGAAGTCATACCACTCGATGATGTTGCCGACGGCCGCGGCGAGGACGACTCGGCGCAGTTCCTTGCCTTCCAGCGCGGATCCGTTCATGGCGGCTCGGGCTCCCCTCCCTGGGGCCATGGCGGAGAGGGAGGGATTCGAACCCTCGGACCCCCGAAGGGGTCAACGGTTTTCGAGACCGCCCGATTCAGCCACTCTCGCACCTCTCCGGGGCCGTGTTTACAGGAACTTAGGAGGTTTCCGCAAGTCCGCCGGCCCCGAACTGGCTACAGAATGGCTACAGATTGGCTCGCTAATTCATGGGTCGCCGGGAATGGAGAACAGCCAGAGGGGCCACAGCAACATGTTCTGCAGGAACACGAGTACAAGAGGTCCAGAGGGGCCGCCTGTTCTTGACCACATTGACGCGGCCCAGATGGCCAGAACGAGACCGATCCCCAAGTACGTGGCCACCAACGCCAAGAGCACCTTTCCCAGCACCCTTGTCGCGCTCATTGCCCGATGACCATCTCGAGCCTTTCAACCTCTCGACGCACCATGTCGTCCGAGATGGGCGCGTACCGCTGCGTGGTCACGATCGACGAATGCCCGAGCATCTGCTGTAAGGCCGCCAGGCTTCCGCCCCGCTCCAGCCAT
The Candidatus Eisenbacteria bacterium DNA segment above includes these coding regions:
- a CDS encoding MFS transporter, which encodes MNGSALEGKELRRVVLAAAVGNIIEWYDFYIFGSLATILSVQFFEKSHPVAALLSTVALFSVGFLIRPLGALLFGRVGDLVGRKYTFLLTLGGMGLSTALIGVVPNYATIGIAAAIILFLLRVIQGLCLGGEYGGAITYVAEHVPDGKRGYYTGWLQTSPTLGIVVSLAVIVGTRQALGTEAFNAWGWRIPFLLSLVMVAIAIYIRLRLQETPVFQALKAKGSTAVNPWREAFMTRNLRYVLIASVVVIGEGCVWYSSQFWALYFLQTVKKVDVLASSLIVGGALLIATPTLVLFGWLSDKIGRKPIILAGLLLAAVTYYPLYLALGRHANPGAIDYPMSILIVATLVAYVGMVYGPIGAFLAEYFPARIRYTSVSVPYHIGNGWGGGLVPFITTSAYLSSGSLLSALAYPIIVPAVTFLLGLFLMPETRSRSIWTDDPSTGEE